One Henriciella litoralis genomic window carries:
- a CDS encoding YbaB/EbfC family nucleoid-associated protein, whose protein sequence is MKDLSKIMQQAQQMQAKMQEAQEKVEATEADGIAGAGLVKVRLKGKGEMIGLEIDPSLLEDDAEIIEDLVKAAHSDARKRLEEAMEKAMKEATSGMSGMMPGFKMPF, encoded by the coding sequence ATGAAGGATCTCTCAAAGATCATGCAGCAGGCCCAGCAGATGCAGGCCAAGATGCAGGAAGCACAGGAAAAGGTCGAAGCCACCGAAGCTGACGGCATTGCCGGGGCCGGACTGGTGAAAGTGCGCCTGAAGGGCAAGGGCGAGATGATCGGCCTTGAAATCGATCCGTCCCTGCTCGAAGATGATGCCGAAATCATCGAGGACCTTGTGAAGGCGGCCCATTCGGATGCCCGCAAGCGCCTTGAAGAGGCGATGGAAAAGGCGATGAAGGAAGCGACCTCCGGCATGAGCGGCATGATGCCCGGCTTCAAGATGCCGTTTTAG
- a CDS encoding DNA polymerase III subunit gamma/tau, with protein sequence MTDETSPPEETERDDATFSMFGEEEMAAPDAKASYQVLARKYRPKLFSDLIGQEAMVRTLRNAFELNRIAHAFMLTGVRGVGKTTTARLLARAFNYEGDHPGPSLKLDPPGEHCKAIMESRHPDVLELDAASRTGVADMRDLLDGVRYSPQSARYKVYIIDEVHMLSTASFNALLKTLEEPPPHVKFIFATTEIRKVPVTVLSRCQRFDLKRLDTAELAGHLARIAGREGANISEEGITLIARAAEGSVRDGLSILDQAIVQGLDGGEISGEGIRDMLGLGDRLRLLDAFEYAVTGKAREAVNEITEQVQIGADPLVLMKDLLEIAADVATVQAMGDNYTLPGPADWTKRTRQIAESISPAQAQRNWQILLSGYRDTQSAPEGDVALRMVMLRLVSAAGLPSPEDAARMIAGGGGPSNQQGRGGKSDPNVVPVGGEPSARLSKFEDVLDLLEKEREPRLWGEAKSYIRPALFAEGTISCDLKDGAPVDLLRRLTDFLEISTGHEWDVQRARTSRETINEREERVKAERIEAVKAHPDIKAALAAIDGLEVIDVTVAPALEQSPAGDNVVPLRVANQKKG encoded by the coding sequence ATGACTGACGAGACCAGCCCCCCCGAAGAAACCGAGCGCGATGACGCCACCTTCTCTATGTTCGGAGAAGAAGAAATGGCCGCGCCCGATGCAAAGGCGTCCTATCAGGTCCTCGCCCGCAAATACCGCCCGAAACTTTTCTCTGATCTGATTGGCCAGGAAGCGATGGTGCGCACACTGCGCAATGCGTTTGAGCTGAACCGTATCGCTCATGCATTCATGCTGACCGGCGTGCGCGGTGTCGGCAAGACGACCACGGCCCGCCTTCTTGCGCGCGCCTTCAATTATGAGGGTGACCATCCCGGCCCGAGCCTCAAGCTCGACCCGCCAGGAGAGCATTGCAAGGCGATCATGGAAAGCCGGCACCCCGATGTGCTGGAGCTCGATGCAGCCTCTCGTACGGGCGTTGCGGATATGCGGGACCTGCTCGACGGGGTGCGCTATTCGCCCCAGTCGGCCCGCTACAAAGTCTACATCATCGACGAAGTGCACATGCTGTCGACCGCATCCTTCAATGCGTTGCTGAAAACGCTGGAAGAGCCGCCGCCGCATGTGAAGTTTATCTTCGCCACCACGGAAATCCGCAAAGTGCCGGTGACAGTGCTGTCGCGCTGTCAGCGCTTTGACCTGAAGCGGCTCGACACGGCGGAGCTGGCCGGACACCTCGCCCGTATTGCCGGACGTGAGGGCGCCAACATCTCAGAAGAAGGCATCACGCTGATTGCCCGCGCCGCTGAAGGCTCAGTGCGCGATGGGCTGTCCATTCTCGATCAGGCGATTGTGCAGGGCCTTGATGGCGGCGAGATCTCCGGAGAGGGCATCCGCGACATGCTCGGCCTTGGTGACCGGCTACGCCTGCTGGATGCGTTCGAATACGCTGTCACGGGCAAGGCGCGTGAAGCGGTCAATGAGATCACCGAGCAGGTCCAGATTGGCGCAGATCCGCTGGTGCTGATGAAGGATCTGCTAGAGATTGCCGCCGATGTCGCCACGGTTCAGGCGATGGGGGATAATTACACGCTGCCGGGCCCGGCCGACTGGACCAAGCGTACGCGCCAGATCGCCGAAAGCATTTCGCCGGCACAGGCGCAGCGCAACTGGCAAATCCTGCTCTCAGGCTATCGTGACACCCAAAGCGCGCCCGAAGGTGACGTCGCGCTGCGTATGGTGATGCTGCGCCTGGTGTCGGCGGCGGGTCTGCCTTCGCCAGAGGACGCAGCCAGAATGATTGCGGGCGGTGGCGGCCCATCTAATCAGCAGGGCAGGGGCGGCAAGTCTGACCCGAATGTCGTGCCGGTCGGCGGCGAGCCGAGCGCGCGTCTTTCGAAGTTCGAGGATGTGCTGGACCTGCTGGAGAAAGAGCGTGAACCGCGCCTCTGGGGCGAGGCGAAATCCTATATCCGTCCAGCCCTGTTCGCTGAAGGTACCATCAGCTGCGACCTGAAAGACGGCGCCCCTGTCGACCTGCTGCGCCGCCTCACAGACTTCCTGGAAATCTCGACAGGCCATGAATGGGACGTGCAGCGCGCGCGCACCAGCCGCGAGACGATCAATGAGCGCGAGGAACGTGTAAAGGCCGAGCGCATTGAAGCTGTGAAGGCGCACCCTGATATTAAGGCAGCGCTCGCCGCCATAGACGGACTGGAAGTTATTGACGTAACGGTCGCACCAGCCCTTGAACAGAGCCCCGCCGGGGACAATGTGGTGCCTTTGCGCGTCGCAAATCAGAAGAAAGGGTAG
- the recR gene encoding recombination mediator RecR encodes MSQKSAGPEILKMIELIGKLPGLGPRSARRAALHLLKRKDQLLLPLAEALAEAGNRIERCNICGNFDTLQPCAVCQSPGRDDSVICVVEDVPDLWALERASAFRGRYHVLGGVLSPLDGIEPEDLTIGMLVDRLKGGEVKEVIFALSATLDGQITVDYVRDQLEGIDVQTTRLAQGVPHGGELDHLDEGTLAAAMRSRR; translated from the coding sequence ATGAGCCAGAAAAGCGCCGGCCCTGAAATTCTGAAAATGATCGAATTGATCGGGAAGCTTCCCGGTCTTGGGCCGCGCTCTGCGCGCCGCGCCGCGCTCCATTTGCTAAAGCGCAAGGACCAGCTGCTTCTCCCGCTCGCCGAAGCCTTGGCCGAAGCTGGCAACCGGATCGAGCGGTGCAATATTTGCGGCAATTTCGATACGCTACAGCCCTGCGCGGTTTGCCAGTCGCCCGGTCGCGATGACAGTGTCATCTGCGTCGTTGAGGATGTGCCCGATCTCTGGGCGCTGGAACGGGCAAGCGCGTTTCGCGGGCGCTACCATGTGCTTGGCGGCGTGCTGTCACCGCTGGACGGGATTGAGCCTGAAGACCTGACAATTGGCATGCTGGTCGACAGGCTTAAAGGGGGCGAGGTCAAGGAAGTGATCTTTGCATTGAGCGCCACGCTCGATGGGCAGATCACGGTCGATTATGTGCGTGACCAGCTTGAAGGCATCGACGTGCAGACCACCCGGCTTGCGCAGGGCGTTCCGCATGGCGGTGAGCTGGACCATCTCGATGAAGGTACGCTCGCTGCCGCCATGCGCTCCCGGCGTTAG
- a CDS encoding PQQ-dependent sugar dehydrogenase, with protein MRHAIALASLLALTVACSGATDEPAADKSNGSQAADTQDAAAETAENVLVSKDGFQLTPVAEGLDFPWDMIFLPSGDMLVTERGGQIRIIRDGQLLPSPVAGTPDTLVNGQGGYFGMALDPDFASNRRLYLSFAKGTPEQNTTTVISGTLSEDASQLTEVQEIFSGTPRETSHHFGGRLVFIDDGTLIVSMGEGFRYMDEAQNPMNYHGTIARINSDGSTPEDNPFADGSDGAPAVWTYGHRNVQGLVWDEARGILWAHEHGPKGGDELNIIEPGNNYGWPAITYGVNYDGTIITEETSAPGMEQPVTKWVPSIAPSGMALVSGDEFSDWSGDLLIGAMNGPKGQKIVHVDLDEAGQVLGTTDLMADLKIPFRDVAMGPDGELFVATANADGVIYRVTKQ; from the coding sequence ATGAGACACGCGATCGCCCTCGCCTCCCTTCTCGCGCTCACGGTCGCCTGCTCAGGCGCCACCGATGAACCCGCCGCCGATAAGTCGAATGGATCGCAAGCCGCTGACACCCAGGATGCGGCTGCCGAAACCGCCGAGAATGTGCTCGTCAGCAAGGATGGTTTTCAGCTGACCCCTGTCGCAGAGGGGCTGGACTTTCCATGGGACATGATATTCCTGCCGAGCGGCGATATGCTGGTAACCGAACGTGGCGGCCAGATCCGCATCATTCGTGATGGCCAATTGCTGCCTTCGCCCGTCGCCGGAACACCTGACACGCTGGTCAACGGCCAGGGCGGCTATTTCGGCATGGCACTCGATCCCGATTTTGCCTCCAATCGACGGCTCTATCTCTCCTTCGCGAAGGGCACGCCGGAACAGAATACGACAACCGTCATTTCCGGCACTCTGTCAGAAGACGCCTCGCAACTGACCGAGGTTCAGGAAATCTTCTCCGGCACGCCGCGCGAAACCTCGCACCATTTTGGCGGCCGTCTCGTCTTTATCGATGATGGCACCCTCATCGTGAGTATGGGTGAAGGCTTCCGCTATATGGACGAAGCCCAGAACCCGATGAATTATCACGGCACCATCGCCCGTATTAACAGCGATGGCTCTACACCAGAAGACAACCCGTTCGCCGATGGCTCCGACGGTGCGCCAGCTGTCTGGACCTATGGCCACCGCAATGTGCAGGGCCTTGTCTGGGATGAGGCCCGCGGCATTCTCTGGGCACATGAACATGGCCCCAAAGGCGGCGATGAACTCAACATCATCGAGCCGGGCAATAATTATGGCTGGCCGGCCATCACCTATGGCGTCAATTATGACGGCACGATCATCACCGAGGAGACTAGCGCACCCGGTATGGAACAGCCCGTTACGAAATGGGTCCCCTCCATCGCCCCATCCGGTATGGCGCTGGTCTCCGGCGATGAATTCAGCGACTGGTCTGGTGATCTCCTCATTGGCGCGATGAACGGCCCCAAAGGCCAGAAGATCGTCCATGTCGACCTTGATGAAGCCGGGCAAGTCCTCGGAACCACAGACCTGATGGCCGATCTCAAAATCCCATTCCGCGATGTCGCCATGGGGCCAGACGGCGAGCTCTTTGTCGCGACCGCAAATGCCGATGGCGTGATTTACCGCGTCACAAAACAATAG
- a CDS encoding TonB-dependent receptor, whose protein sequence is MTQKTLGKYLMLTGASAIALGWLTPAAIAQEDTDVQRKLGTVLVTTQKTEESIQDVPIAVSAFDEDALEKLQLAGGPDLVKSIPNVNFTKGNFSGYNFRIRGIGVDAVSTSADAGVGVHQNDVPLTSNALFEAEFYDVERVEVLRGPQGTLYGRNATGGVFNLITAKPVLEEFQADAKLTYGNYNTVKAKGMINVPLGDKAAFRLAGSMLQRDGYVDNVTTGNDVDDRDLYSIRASLAFEPTDRLRTFLSYEHFEEDDNRIRSGKQFCAKDPNKTSFAGISISAFDQLITSQGCVEARLSDPASLGGVNTAGTLGGQYGFISGTVGGIDPLTGNAINIDANTSGIIPDLRKTESYFDPTYEGSQDLFTWKAEFDITDSLLLTYLGSYNENEVISQEDYNEYAADVPFNTTVGPFIGLVDPALAPLYGLLFPGGVVQDPQLGAFNFPVAADLSGAYSEQTTHEIRLQSDFDGPFNFNLGAISVDFETNTGPKIQESYYVFFNASSAFNQILNAAQGAEVFPIEDINGAGATPIENLDGVSRQYFRSLTPYWLESFAVFGEGYYDINDDLKATLGLRYTKDDKEVLRVPTFLSESIADIPDPLAGTGKAQASFEEVTGRVGLDWSPELSWSEDSLFYAFYSRGYKGGGINPPQPAGSVSAFPELFDPEFINSYEVGTKNTLAGGALQLNATGFYYDYTGYQITQIINRTSANFNVDAEIKGLEIETIWNPASTFIINANLGLLDAQVKDTYGVDVLDRTNGRSDLVVLKQFPGAANCVVSAEGYATILGAIQAGTVPGVGPGATLGLCSGAFAGAETAFGVGTVTYTDSSGQTQTIGGLTPFEGDAKDLDGNNLPGTPDTTLNIGAEYTFEALGGGSWDMRLRGDYYYQADAFSRVWNTGRDELESWDNLNLSIQFINNDNGLEFEIFGKNITDEEVITGSYLTDDSSGLFSNVFLNEPALYGVSVTKRW, encoded by the coding sequence ATGACTCAAAAAACACTCGGAAAGTATCTGATGTTGACGGGTGCGTCAGCGATCGCGCTCGGATGGCTAACGCCAGCCGCCATCGCTCAGGAAGATACGGACGTGCAGCGCAAACTCGGCACGGTTCTCGTCACCACGCAGAAAACAGAAGAATCAATTCAGGACGTTCCTATTGCCGTCTCGGCCTTTGACGAGGACGCGCTGGAAAAGCTGCAATTGGCCGGCGGGCCGGACCTGGTCAAATCGATCCCGAACGTAAACTTCACCAAGGGCAACTTCTCCGGATACAACTTCCGGATCCGCGGTATCGGCGTTGACGCCGTTTCAACGTCCGCCGACGCTGGCGTCGGTGTACACCAGAACGATGTGCCGCTGACCTCCAACGCGCTGTTCGAAGCAGAGTTCTATGATGTCGAGCGGGTCGAAGTCCTGCGCGGCCCACAAGGTACACTTTACGGCCGGAACGCCACGGGCGGCGTGTTCAACCTGATCACAGCCAAGCCAGTGCTCGAAGAATTCCAGGCCGACGCGAAACTGACCTATGGCAACTACAATACGGTCAAGGCCAAGGGCATGATCAACGTGCCGCTGGGTGACAAGGCCGCCTTCCGTCTTGCAGGCTCCATGCTTCAGCGCGATGGCTATGTCGACAACGTCACGACCGGTAATGATGTCGACGACCGCGATCTCTATTCAATCCGAGCATCGCTTGCATTTGAACCGACCGACCGTCTTCGGACCTTCCTGAGCTATGAGCACTTCGAAGAAGACGATAACCGCATCCGGTCCGGTAAGCAGTTCTGCGCCAAGGACCCGAACAAAACGAGCTTTGCTGGCATTTCGATCTCGGCATTTGACCAGCTGATCACCTCACAGGGTTGCGTCGAGGCCCGCCTCAGCGATCCGGCTTCACTTGGCGGCGTCAATACAGCCGGTACGCTTGGTGGCCAGTATGGCTTTATCTCTGGCACGGTAGGCGGCATCGATCCGCTGACCGGCAATGCCATCAATATTGATGCCAATACGAGCGGCATCATTCCCGACCTGAGAAAGACCGAAAGCTATTTCGACCCGACCTATGAAGGCTCGCAGGACCTGTTCACCTGGAAGGCCGAATTCGATATCACTGACAGCCTGCTGCTGACCTATCTTGGCAGCTATAATGAGAACGAGGTCATCTCCCAGGAAGACTATAACGAGTACGCCGCTGACGTGCCGTTCAACACGACGGTCGGCCCATTCATCGGGCTTGTGGATCCGGCGCTCGCGCCGCTCTATGGGCTGCTATTCCCCGGCGGCGTGGTGCAAGACCCGCAGCTCGGCGCCTTCAACTTCCCGGTCGCAGCCGACCTTTCCGGTGCGTATTCAGAGCAGACGACCCACGAAATTCGCCTTCAGTCGGATTTTGACGGGCCATTCAACTTCAATCTCGGTGCGATTTCCGTCGATTTCGAGACCAATACCGGTCCGAAGATCCAGGAGAGCTATTACGTCTTCTTCAACGCTTCGTCCGCTTTCAACCAGATCCTGAACGCGGCACAGGGTGCTGAAGTCTTCCCGATTGAAGATATCAATGGGGCTGGTGCGACGCCGATCGAGAATCTGGATGGCGTGTCGCGTCAATACTTCCGCTCCCTGACGCCATACTGGCTGGAGAGCTTCGCTGTGTTTGGCGAAGGCTATTATGACATCAATGACGATCTCAAAGCGACGCTCGGCCTTCGTTACACCAAGGATGACAAGGAAGTTCTGCGTGTTCCAACCTTCCTGTCGGAATCGATTGCCGACATTCCAGACCCACTCGCCGGCACAGGCAAAGCCCAGGCCAGCTTCGAAGAAGTCACTGGCCGCGTTGGTCTGGACTGGTCACCGGAGCTGAGCTGGTCGGAAGACTCATTGTTCTACGCCTTCTACTCGCGCGGCTATAAGGGCGGCGGCATCAACCCGCCACAACCTGCCGGGTCAGTGAGCGCCTTCCCTGAACTCTTCGACCCGGAATTCATCAACTCCTACGAAGTCGGGACAAAGAACACGCTGGCGGGCGGTGCCCTTCAGCTCAACGCGACCGGTTTCTACTATGACTATACCGGCTATCAGATCACCCAGATCATCAACCGTACCTCGGCGAACTTCAACGTCGACGCAGAGATCAAGGGTCTCGAAATCGAGACGATCTGGAACCCGGCCTCTACCTTCATCATCAACGCCAATCTCGGCCTTCTCGACGCACAGGTGAAGGATACATACGGCGTTGACGTCCTCGACCGCACCAACGGCCGCAGTGACCTGGTGGTGCTCAAACAGTTCCCTGGGGCGGCCAACTGCGTGGTGTCTGCCGAGGGGTATGCAACCATTCTCGGTGCGATCCAGGCCGGAACCGTGCCGGGCGTCGGCCCTGGTGCAACGCTCGGTCTCTGCTCCGGCGCATTTGCCGGCGCTGAAACAGCTTTCGGTGTAGGCACTGTGACCTACACGGACAGCAGTGGTCAGACCCAGACGATTGGTGGTCTCACACCATTCGAGGGCGATGCGAAGGACCTGGATGGCAACAACCTGCCAGGCACGCCTGACACCACGCTGAACATTGGCGCAGAGTACACGTTCGAAGCCCTTGGCGGCGGCAGCTGGGACATGCGTCTACGTGGCGACTACTACTACCAGGCCGACGCTTTCAGCCGCGTCTGGAACACGGGCCGCGACGAGCTGGAGAGCTGGGACAACCTCAACCTGTCCATTCAGTTCATCAACAATGATAACGGCCTCGAATTCGAGATCTTCGGCAAGAACATCACGGATGAGGAAGTCATCACCGGGTCTTACCTGACCGATGACTCGTCAGGCCTGTTCTCCAACGTGTTCCTGAACGAGCCTGCCCTTTACGGCGTCTCGGTCACCAAGCGCTGGTAA
- a CDS encoding glutathione S-transferase family protein, with translation MITLHHLRVGRSIFTVWLLEEMELDYELKVYHRHPETFRSQDDIKKATPLGKSPTLEDGDIMLTESGAIAAYLVDRYDTDGKFAPARTDYAAHAEYLRWLHYPEGSAFLPLFLKMLLAREGDTPSAVFSAFAAGEVPLHLGILNDRLADREFILGDKFQAPDIGVSYIGNMAERLGELAPYEHLKAYLERNMQRPAWKRAKERAVE, from the coding sequence ATGATTACGCTTCACCACCTGCGCGTCGGGCGCTCGATCTTTACGGTCTGGCTATTGGAAGAGATGGAGCTGGACTACGAGCTGAAGGTCTATCACCGCCATCCGGAAACCTTCCGCTCACAGGATGATATCAAGAAGGCAACGCCGCTCGGCAAGTCACCTACCCTCGAGGATGGCGACATCATGCTCACCGAATCCGGTGCGATTGCGGCCTATCTCGTGGATCGCTACGATACTGATGGCAAATTCGCGCCAGCCCGTACAGATTATGCGGCTCACGCTGAATATCTGCGCTGGCTACACTATCCTGAAGGGTCAGCCTTCCTGCCGCTTTTCCTCAAGATGCTGCTCGCCCGCGAAGGTGACACTCCATCGGCCGTGTTCAGCGCGTTTGCGGCAGGTGAAGTGCCGCTACACCTCGGCATCCTGAATGACAGACTGGCCGACCGCGAATTCATCCTAGGCGATAAGTTTCAGGCGCCGGACATTGGCGTCAGCTATATCGGGAATATGGCCGAGCGTCTGGGCGAGCTTGCCCCTTACGAACATCTCAAAGCCTATCTTGAAAGGAACATGCAGCGCCCGGCCTGGAAGCGGGCGAAAGAGCGGGCTGTAGAGTAG
- a CDS encoding dihydrodipicolinate synthase family protein, which translates to MLDDNRTNSTNEVRDMNQDAQTTGQAQSGPAALSRRRLMQLASVASAAPLMAASAHAHSEPAATPAQSAPKAPSLSSPQREWAATHLRGLANLFLPSFQPDLETLDEDGLRHDVRHAIDLSFCGTMPMVNWTPPGNPQWEPYYRTLIEESAGRLPIHGIMFTNKAEQDIALLRQQEKFGVDAVLLAARYRPDISADELYDEMRKRIEATELPVILYAALNEGRAFPHLGPAGQPLDVYDRIADLPNVVALKVSQPISLTSTMQLCDAVADRLLVAPVNLDFVPLLARHYHMQWSGQWNGEAVQTPDNQLGNQLLAATAAGDVEAANEAAIAIQPVHDAFFQLQSEVIRAGAHPWQHNKYYSWLGGGNGGLLLPPASEADHVPVLTPEARAEIRTAFEASGLTPTDAPEESFVTGRAAYDRGVRMSDLKQVPRYEA; encoded by the coding sequence ATGCTTGATGACAATCGCACCAATTCCACAAATGAGGTGCGAGACATGAATCAGGATGCGCAGACGACCGGACAGGCCCAAAGCGGACCCGCCGCACTCAGTCGGCGCCGCCTCATGCAACTCGCCTCCGTCGCGAGCGCCGCGCCCCTGATGGCCGCGAGCGCACATGCGCACAGCGAACCTGCCGCTACCCCTGCCCAATCCGCGCCAAAAGCGCCAAGCCTTTCCTCGCCGCAGCGCGAATGGGCAGCAACGCACCTTCGCGGGCTCGCCAACCTCTTCCTGCCAAGCTTTCAGCCCGATCTTGAAACCCTGGACGAGGACGGCCTTCGCCATGATGTCCGCCACGCGATCGATCTCAGCTTTTGCGGCACCATGCCGATGGTCAACTGGACCCCGCCCGGCAACCCGCAATGGGAACCCTATTATCGCACGCTGATCGAGGAATCCGCGGGTCGTCTGCCAATCCATGGCATCATGTTTACGAACAAGGCCGAGCAGGACATTGCGCTGCTGCGCCAGCAGGAGAAATTTGGCGTCGATGCGGTGCTGCTCGCCGCGCGCTACCGGCCCGACATTTCGGCTGACGAGCTTTATGATGAAATGCGCAAACGGATCGAGGCAACCGAGCTTCCGGTGATCCTCTATGCCGCGCTGAATGAAGGCCGCGCTTTCCCGCACCTTGGGCCGGCCGGACAGCCGCTGGACGTCTATGACCGGATTGCGGACCTGCCAAATGTCGTCGCGCTGAAAGTGTCCCAGCCGATCTCGCTGACATCGACGATGCAGCTTTGCGATGCGGTGGCTGACCGGCTGCTGGTTGCGCCAGTGAACCTTGATTTCGTGCCGCTGCTGGCGCGCCACTATCACATGCAATGGTCCGGCCAGTGGAATGGCGAGGCGGTGCAGACGCCGGACAATCAGCTCGGCAATCAGCTGCTCGCGGCCACGGCGGCCGGTGATGTCGAGGCGGCCAATGAAGCGGCCATCGCGATCCAGCCGGTGCATGACGCCTTCTTCCAGCTACAGTCAGAAGTGATCCGCGCAGGCGCCCACCCCTGGCAGCATAACAAGTATTATTCCTGGCTCGGCGGCGGCAATGGCGGCCTGCTCCTGCCCCCAGCCAGCGAGGCCGACCATGTGCCCGTGCTGACGCCTGAGGCCCGCGCCGAGATCCGCACCGCCTTCGAGGCTTCGGGCCTCACGCCAACTGATGCGCCGGAGGAAAGCTTCGTCACCGGCCGCGCCGCCTATGACCGCGGTGTGCGGATGAGCGACCTCAAACAAGTGCCTCGCTACGAGGCCTGA
- a CDS encoding cryptochrome/photolyase family protein — protein MTKTLIIFPHQLFDHHPGLDKRPDRIVLIEDNLFFGDRQYPMRFHKQKLWLHRASMARYMKKLEPLKPEVELVRYQKGEALLRPTIERLAKDGAKEIICCDPVDFILERRLKKYCEDNGLTLTLLNTPMFLNTPGENKAWREDNKSWFMAEFYKRQRRQLDVMMDGENPVGGQWSFDEDNRKKVPKKLRDSVPQLRPIGPDEIEEEARRSVEADFPDNYGSLKNLYWPTSHEAAESWLGQFLRERFELFGPYEDALLEGESLLWHSAITPMLNIGLLTPKLVIDAAQAFIENKDIPLNSVEGFIRQIIGWREFMRATYEDLGVDMRTTNHWGHTRALPKSFWTGETGIAPIDDTIKRVLDTGYCHHIERLMVLGGFMFICEIDPDDIYLWFMEMFADSYDWVMVTNAYAMSQNADGGRITTKPYFSGSAYVRKMGNHPKGEWCDIWDGLYWRWIWQNREKLSGNARWAMMVSMAEKMDEEKRENHLKTAANFLKKMA, from the coding sequence ATGACCAAGACGCTGATCATCTTCCCGCACCAGTTGTTCGATCACCATCCCGGTCTCGACAAGCGACCTGACCGGATCGTGCTGATTGAGGACAATCTGTTCTTTGGCGATCGGCAGTACCCGATGCGCTTCCACAAGCAGAAACTTTGGCTGCACCGGGCGAGCATGGCGCGGTATATGAAAAAGCTGGAGCCGCTCAAGCCGGAGGTTGAGCTTGTTCGCTACCAGAAGGGGGAGGCACTGCTGCGCCCGACGATTGAGCGGCTCGCGAAAGATGGCGCCAAGGAGATCATCTGCTGTGATCCTGTCGATTTTATCCTTGAAAGGCGCCTTAAAAAATACTGCGAAGACAATGGCCTGACGTTGACGCTCCTCAATACGCCCATGTTTCTCAACACGCCGGGCGAGAACAAGGCCTGGCGGGAAGACAATAAGTCCTGGTTCATGGCAGAATTTTACAAACGCCAGCGCCGGCAGCTGGACGTGATGATGGACGGGGAAAACCCGGTTGGCGGCCAATGGAGCTTTGATGAGGACAATCGCAAGAAAGTCCCCAAGAAACTGAGAGATAGCGTCCCGCAGCTTCGCCCCATTGGGCCTGATGAAATCGAGGAAGAGGCCCGCAGATCGGTTGAGGCTGATTTCCCGGACAATTATGGCTCCCTAAAAAACCTTTATTGGCCAACGAGTCATGAGGCTGCGGAGAGCTGGCTCGGGCAGTTTCTGCGCGAGCGGTTTGAGCTTTTCGGGCCTTACGAAGACGCCCTTCTGGAGGGGGAAAGTCTGTTGTGGCATTCGGCGATCACGCCGATGCTGAATATCGGCCTGCTGACCCCGAAGCTGGTCATAGATGCCGCGCAGGCCTTCATAGAAAACAAGGACATACCGCTGAATTCAGTTGAAGGCTTCATCCGCCAGATCATCGGCTGGCGCGAATTTATGCGGGCAACTTATGAGGATCTTGGTGTGGATATGCGCACCACGAACCATTGGGGCCACACACGGGCTTTGCCCAAAAGCTTCTGGACGGGCGAGACCGGGATTGCGCCCATAGACGACACGATAAAACGTGTCCTCGATACCGGATATTGCCACCATATCGAGCGGCTGATGGTGCTTGGCGGGTTCATGTTCATCTGCGAGATCGACCCGGATGACATATATCTATGGTTTATGGAAATGTTCGCCGATAGTTATGACTGGGTGATGGTGACGAATGCCTATGCGATGAGCCAGAACGCCGATGGTGGGCGCATCACGACAAAGCCCTACTTCTCTGGCTCTGCCTATGTCCGCAAGATGGGAAATCACCCTAAAGGCGAATGGTGCGATATCTGGGATGGGCTCTACTGGCGCTGGATCTGGCAGAACCGGGAAAAACTTTCCGGCAATGCCCGCTGGGCGATGATGGTGTCGATGGCCGAAAAAATGGACGAGGAAAAACGGGAAAACCATCTCAAGACGGCCGCGAATTTTCTAAAGAAAATGGCCTGA